A genomic window from Fibrobacterota bacterium includes:
- a CDS encoding dihydrofolate reductase yields the protein MPKLVVRSFAISLDGFSAAPGQSQEAPFGKDGLRLMDWALGTKFFCTMFGKPGGTEGIDNDFLNKSDENIGASIMGRHMFGPPPDVLDKANWKGWWGPNPPYHHPVFVLTHEKKPVLEMEGGTTFTFVNDGIESALKQAFAAAQGKDVRLAGGATTVRQFLKAGLIDELHLVQVPLLMGQGERIFEELGGVEERYECVEFTASEAVSHLRVVRKA from the coding sequence ATGCCCAAGCTGGTTGTACGCAGTTTCGCCATTTCCCTGGACGGGTTCAGCGCCGCCCCTGGCCAGAGCCAGGAAGCGCCTTTCGGAAAGGACGGTCTCCGGCTCATGGATTGGGCCCTGGGCACCAAGTTCTTCTGCACCATGTTCGGCAAGCCAGGAGGCACCGAAGGAATCGACAACGACTTTCTGAACAAGTCCGACGAAAACATCGGAGCCAGCATCATGGGCCGCCACATGTTCGGGCCTCCACCGGATGTTCTGGACAAGGCGAATTGGAAAGGCTGGTGGGGACCGAACCCTCCCTACCATCATCCCGTCTTCGTGCTGACCCACGAGAAGAAGCCTGTCCTGGAAATGGAGGGCGGCACCACGTTCACGTTCGTCAACGACGGCATCGAATCGGCCTTGAAGCAGGCCTTCGCGGCGGCCCAAGGCAAGGACGTGCGCTTGGCGGGTGGCGCAACCACGGTACGACAATTTTTGAAAGCGGGTCTGATCGATGAATTGCATCTGGTGCAGGTGCCGCTCCTGATGGGCCAGGGCGAGCGGATCTTCGAGGAGTTGGGCGGTGTGGAGGAACGGTACGAATGCGTGGAGTTCACGGCGTCGGAGGCGGTGAGTCATTTGAGGGTCGTGCGCAAAGCCTGA
- a CDS encoding TIGR02147 family protein, which translates to MEIATLPNVFGYLDYRTFLKDWYKSYKAAHPRFSYRALALKVGYRSHGFFTQVLDSKSNVSVETAMNFAEAIGLRKRERDYFLLLVRYNQETQTPQRTKLFARLAQFKESPAKLLRQDQDAFLGSWKNAAVRELLGIEPFQTGAEAAWASKLTPPVDPAQIRNALDLLLELGLAHRTAGGIVRTDPCVVTGTRYSQAATLGYMRQVHDLGGEALDRFRRDDRHHAWATVSVSKATFETMREELRALVARFLALAEQDDSPDRVLQLNLEFFPLAFRRIPS; encoded by the coding sequence GTGGAAATCGCGACATTGCCGAACGTGTTCGGGTATCTGGACTACCGGACCTTTCTCAAGGACTGGTACAAGTCCTACAAAGCCGCGCATCCCCGCTTTTCCTACCGCGCGTTGGCGCTGAAGGTGGGGTATCGGTCGCACGGGTTCTTCACCCAGGTGCTGGATAGCAAGTCCAATGTGTCGGTGGAGACAGCCATGAACTTCGCCGAGGCGATTGGGCTGCGCAAACGCGAGCGGGATTATTTTCTGCTTTTGGTCCGGTACAATCAGGAAACGCAGACCCCGCAGCGCACCAAGCTGTTCGCGCGGCTGGCTCAATTCAAGGAGTCGCCCGCCAAGCTGCTTCGCCAAGACCAGGACGCTTTCCTGGGTTCCTGGAAGAACGCGGCGGTGCGGGAGCTGTTGGGAATCGAGCCGTTCCAAACAGGCGCGGAAGCCGCATGGGCATCCAAACTGACCCCTCCGGTCGATCCCGCCCAGATCCGCAATGCCTTGGATCTGCTCCTGGAGCTGGGCCTGGCCCACCGGACCGCTGGGGGGATCGTGCGAACCGATCCCTGTGTGGTGACCGGGACCCGTTACTCCCAGGCTGCCACGCTAGGGTACATGCGCCAGGTGCACGACCTGGGAGGCGAGGCCTTGGATCGGTTCCGGCGCGACGACCGGCACCACGCCTGGGCGACGGTTTCCGTCTCCAAGGCTACTTTCGAGACCATGCGCGAAGAACTGCGGGCGTTGGTGGCGAGATTCCTTGCCTTGGCCGAACAAGATGATTCTCCCGATCGCGTCTTGCAGTTGAACCTGGAGTTCTTCCCGTTGGCCTTTCGGAGGATCCCCTCGTGA
- a CDS encoding S24/S26 family peptidase, giving the protein MGWASHYIEKLKLNEEVTFRPRGGSMKGKIESGQLCTVVPVKEEDLEKGDIVLCKVNGSEYLHLVKAIQGKRFQIGNNLGRINGWITFHSIYGKLIKVEP; this is encoded by the coding sequence ATGGGATGGGCATCGCATTATATCGAGAAATTGAAATTGAACGAGGAAGTCACCTTTCGCCCGCGAGGTGGCTCCATGAAAGGAAAGATCGAATCGGGCCAACTGTGCACGGTCGTCCCGGTAAAGGAAGAGGACCTGGAGAAGGGCGACATCGTGCTCTGCAAGGTCAATGGCAGCGAATACCTCCACCTGGTGAAGGCGATCCAAGGCAAGCGTTTCCAGATCGGCAACAACCTCGGACGCATCAACGGTTGGATTACTTTCCATTCGATCTACGGCAAGCTGATCAAGGTCGAGCCGTGA
- a CDS encoding 23S rRNA (adenine(2503)-C(2))-methyltransferase RlmN, which translates to MSNTAASSFEPVDPLGLDLPSLVALFGERLGKGEYHALSLFRSIHRHGILDPRGLAEYANNSALAETAAQQFPASLPPVCGRSGDGHTYKFLLRLRDGLESESVVIPMRSYKSLCVSSQVGCKMGCTFCETAKLGHLRNLDAGEIVAQVLVARHVLKEPIQNVVFMGMGEPMDNLDNVLRAVRILSDHQGLAISLPSVTISTVGHVDGIRRISQLAKLPSPEGFPRLRLAVSLNAPNDTLRSSLMPINSRWNLGALREALLEFPLQRPRDVIFVEYVLLEGVNDSREHAQEIVEFLRGVRACVNLIPFNPGPDSPYKRPPESRVNEFLRWLSEPGQRVRLRGTKGVDAMAACGQLGNGERRRVRR; encoded by the coding sequence GTGAGCAACACGGCCGCCTCATCCTTCGAACCTGTCGATCCGCTTGGGCTGGACCTGCCTTCGCTCGTGGCGCTGTTTGGCGAGCGGTTGGGCAAGGGCGAATACCACGCACTGTCCCTGTTCCGATCGATCCATCGACATGGAATTTTAGATCCGCGGGGACTTGCCGAATACGCGAACAATTCGGCGTTGGCAGAAACCGCCGCCCAACAGTTCCCCGCGAGCCTTCCACCGGTCTGCGGACGTTCGGGCGATGGGCATACCTACAAGTTTCTTCTGCGGCTGCGCGACGGCCTGGAGAGCGAGTCGGTGGTGATCCCGATGCGGTCCTACAAGTCGCTGTGCGTGTCGTCGCAGGTGGGCTGCAAGATGGGCTGCACCTTCTGCGAGACCGCAAAGCTCGGGCACCTGCGCAACCTCGACGCCGGCGAAATCGTGGCCCAAGTGCTGGTGGCTCGGCACGTTCTGAAAGAGCCCATCCAGAATGTGGTCTTCATGGGAATGGGCGAGCCGATGGACAACCTCGACAACGTCCTGCGCGCGGTGCGGATCCTCAGCGACCACCAAGGGCTCGCCATCTCGCTTCCCTCCGTCACCATCTCCACGGTGGGACATGTGGATGGAATCCGTCGTATCTCTCAGCTGGCGAAATTGCCGTCCCCGGAAGGCTTCCCCCGCCTGCGCCTGGCGGTGAGCCTGAACGCACCCAATGACACCCTGCGCTCTTCGCTGATGCCGATCAACAGTCGCTGGAACCTGGGAGCCCTGCGGGAAGCGCTTTTGGAGTTCCCTTTGCAACGACCGCGCGACGTGATCTTCGTGGAGTACGTGTTGCTGGAGGGTGTCAACGATTCCCGCGAACACGCCCAGGAAATTGTCGAGTTCCTGCGGGGAGTCCGCGCTTGCGTGAATCTTATCCCGTTCAATCCCGGTCCGGACTCGCCTTACAAGCGGCCGCCTGAATCGCGGGTGAACGAATTTCTTCGGTGGCTCTCCGAGCCAGGACAACGGGTTCGGCTTCGCGGAACCAAGGGAGTGGACGCGATGGCGGCGTGTGGGCAGTTGGGGAATGGCGAGCGGAGGCGGGTCCGGCGGTAA
- a CDS encoding carboxypeptidase regulatory-like domain-containing protein: MRGRSVCRMLAGCVFLAGCGTEKYEGGGGFGGETISGRVVDATGRPVAGALVRARTSRSLDAQALAETSSDDSGRFALEKLPIASLRIQISGRVGMEEVNALVERDPGRPTEDFVARPAATRQIRILDNAGLPVAATLQAYGLGAVASTDDSGMARLTGWPGSDLWARVSPRNGAAPFDLFVPTKANGDLLAAPGWVLDDFEGTSTKTRLGLLIGGGWWYAASAGTTTDPGGANVSREVFGRGYDTTQAHTGRASLHAKFVFSPDNPSRYGLVGFHLGVVDGAAVDLSGMDSLVIWLKGNGAVRVDLVAREQGEKRVWGKSVNPGTEWTRFALVLTDFAPIDGGKDWPLASRQALYLQFSVYADTDFWLDDLRIFAKRLP, encoded by the coding sequence GTGAGGGGGCGCTCCGTTTGCCGGATGCTAGCCGGTTGCGTGTTCCTGGCCGGCTGCGGCACGGAAAAATACGAGGGCGGGGGAGGGTTCGGCGGGGAGACAATTTCCGGCAGGGTGGTGGATGCCACGGGCAGGCCTGTGGCCGGGGCTCTGGTGCGTGCCCGGACTTCCCGCTCGTTGGATGCGCAAGCCCTGGCGGAAACATCCTCCGACGACTCCGGACGCTTCGCATTGGAAAAGTTGCCCATCGCCTCCTTGCGCATCCAAATTTCCGGACGGGTGGGCATGGAAGAAGTGAACGCTCTGGTCGAGCGCGATCCGGGGCGTCCCACGGAGGATTTCGTCGCGCGTCCGGCAGCGACCAGGCAGATTCGGATCCTGGACAATGCGGGGCTTCCCGTGGCCGCGACCTTGCAGGCCTATGGCCTCGGGGCCGTGGCGAGCACGGACGATTCCGGGATGGCTCGTCTGACCGGGTGGCCGGGCTCCGACCTTTGGGCGAGGGTGTCGCCGCGAAACGGGGCCGCACCGTTTGATCTGTTCGTCCCCACCAAGGCGAACGGAGACCTGTTGGCGGCTCCCGGTTGGGTGCTGGATGATTTCGAAGGCACCTCTACCAAGACGCGCCTGGGGCTTTTGATCGGCGGAGGCTGGTGGTATGCGGCCTCCGCCGGAACGACTACCGATCCTGGCGGGGCCAACGTGAGCCGCGAGGTTTTTGGGCGTGGTTACGACACCACGCAGGCCCACACCGGGCGTGCCAGCCTGCACGCCAAGTTCGTGTTTTCGCCCGACAACCCCAGTCGTTACGGCCTGGTGGGGTTCCATCTGGGAGTGGTCGATGGCGCCGCGGTCGATCTGTCCGGCATGGACAGTCTGGTGATCTGGCTGAAGGGCAACGGAGCGGTTCGTGTGGACTTGGTGGCCCGTGAACAAGGCGAAAAGCGTGTCTGGGGCAAGTCGGTGAACCCTGGGACCGAATGGACCCGTTTCGCCCTGGTCCTGACAGATTTTGCTCCGATCGATGGCGGGAAGGATTGGCCACTTGCTTCGAGGCAGGCGCTGTACCTGCAGTTTTCCGTGTATGCCGACACGGACTTTTGGTTGGACGACCTGCGGATCTTCGCCAAACGACTGCCCTGA
- a CDS encoding GNAT family N-acetyltransferase, whose product MSPYINDFVQGSLVLRPLQDSDKAAFDRAIDEIESEGSYMDFAFHYDAAKPFPEYVRRLDAWTRGEDLPGPFVPNTFLVGILGDRVVGRLSLRHVLNDYLRDFGGHVGYAVVPSERNKGYATQMLRSVFPIASALGISRMLITCDEGNAGSERVVIKSGGVWEDTRMEGSTGIAKKRFWIDLADRKDSIGLVLD is encoded by the coding sequence ATGTCTCCCTACATCAACGATTTCGTGCAGGGTTCTCTGGTCCTTCGACCGTTGCAGGATTCTGACAAAGCGGCCTTCGATCGTGCGATCGACGAGATCGAGAGTGAGGGCTCCTATATGGATTTCGCCTTTCACTACGACGCTGCGAAGCCGTTTCCAGAATATGTCAGGAGGTTGGACGCGTGGACTCGCGGGGAAGACCTTCCTGGTCCCTTTGTTCCGAACACCTTCCTTGTTGGAATTTTAGGAGACAGGGTCGTCGGCAGACTTTCCTTGCGGCACGTCTTGAACGACTACTTGCGCGATTTCGGCGGACACGTTGGATACGCGGTCGTTCCCTCCGAACGCAACAAGGGATACGCCACCCAGATGCTCCGCTCGGTCTTTCCGATCGCCAGCGCCTTGGGGATTTCCCGCATGCTCATCACTTGTGATGAAGGAAACGCCGGCTCCGAACGGGTGGTGATCAAAAGCGGTGGCGTGTGGGAGGACACCCGGATGGAAGGCTCGACCGGAATCGCCAAAAAACGTTTTTGGATCGACCTGGCCGACCGAAAGGATTCGATCGGCCTTGTGCTAGATTGA
- a CDS encoding HAD family hydrolase has translation MNKTIFVDVDDTLVRSFGSKQVPMGHVIESVKRLAASGAQIFLWSSGGAEYCKRIAEEFGLADCVSGYLPKPDAYLDDQKVEEWRFCRHYYPGQVDDLISDWTEASSAKPN, from the coding sequence ATGAACAAGACCATTTTCGTGGATGTCGACGACACGCTCGTTCGTTCCTTCGGATCGAAGCAAGTTCCGATGGGGCATGTGATCGAGTCCGTGAAGCGATTGGCCGCCAGTGGAGCCCAGATCTTCCTATGGAGTTCGGGAGGTGCTGAGTACTGCAAGCGGATTGCCGAGGAATTCGGACTCGCCGATTGCGTGAGCGGGTACCTCCCCAAGCCGGATGCCTACCTGGATGACCAAAAGGTCGAGGAATGGCGATTCTGCCGCCACTACTACCCAGGACAGGTAGATGACCTGATCTCGGATTGGACCGAGGCATCGTCGGCGAAACCGAACTGA